The DNA region CGCATATGTAAAAtcttccaaattcaataaaataacgAGTTATATTTAGTTCTCCATTTGTAGATATTACTTTATACATGAACTTAACTATAAAATATAAGCATGTAAATTTCTAAACATTTATCACCAGGTATTATTTAATAGAAATTATTGTTCCGCGTGTGTCCGGAAAGACATGTCTCTCCATGATAGACTTTACAGCATTGCGTTTTTTCTTCACTGACCATGCAAGatataaaatctatttttgaatCATGCgatggatatttaaaaaaaactgatgcaAAAGACGAGTGGAAAATATGGgttcaagatttttaaattaagtacaCAGCATCTCACTGGATTATTAATTAATCTCATTGTTGAATCCTAACACTTATATCACGATCTTCACTagcaatgatcaaaatgactaatTCCAGCTAAACGAAACTCTGAATCACTCATTGGACTTATTTCAGCACATTTAATGACACAATACAGGGAAATGATAGAATAAAGTGTCTTCCGGTTTGCTTTATTCCAGTCTTTCATTCCAAGCACTGAATAAAACGTTGTGTATGAATCGGAAAAGAACAACATAATTGAAACACTATCGCCGCTAAACACTGATGTACGGGAAAATTTGAACCCTTTTGACACTTTTTGATTTCACTGGATTTTAATATAGATTTATGCGATTGTTTATATTCCTATTTTCTTTACTAAGAAACAACAAATTTCTCATATTATGCCAAAATAATAATTGAACCAACATTGCAGGCTAAATCACACTAAAACTATCTATTATAAATTCAATCGTGTGGGCTACACCCAACTAGGCCGACGAACGCCAAACAACTGACTGAATGGAATgagaattttatgtttatggtaTTAGTGCATTGACATACAGTGCAACGTTTTATAGTACGGTAAACcatgttttatgaaaatatgCTTGGTACATCTACGAATCAAATGACTATAATTCGCcattaaaatactttaattgtaacattaaattaaatatttttcatttgttattATGTTGTGTTCTTTTTGGATATTGGAaataattacagtccagactcgattatccgaagcctagattatccgaagcctcgattatccgaagtttcgattatccgaaggtttgtatgttTTGGTTAGGATAGAAtgaatatcaaatttaaagCTTATTTATCAGTTAAgcaattgaattttcatcagaaaaaAATTTTGCACTTAAGTTAAAGTTTAACTGTAAATTCCAGAAAATTTCTTTACAACTAACTATATATTATTTGAttcaaaagtgaaaataatCATTCCATCGAGCACTCAATGTTATATTATCAACAATTTGTAGCTCGATTTTTCCCAAAAGGCGTTTCAACCAATATAAAgtaatacagttcagactcgattttccgaagccttgattatccgaagtttcgattatccgaagttcgattatccgaaggtttgtatgggtttcgtttttcttgttttaaacataaaattcgagttTTTCAACGTTTTGCCCTTCGAAACTGATAACCACGCGAAAGACAGGTATCGGTCGgagttaaaataaaagaagatgtTGTCTGCTTGCTGGTCGTAATCGAAAAGGGACGACTCGATCGTTTGGCTTTATTACTTCACCTCTGTTCACATTGTCATTTGTTTCCCTTAGTATTGGTGTGATCTCAAAAATAGTAGGGATGTTCACATCAGAAACTAGGGTCCTATaaggcatcatccataaagtatgtcacgctaaaatcggtcAAAATCAACCCCCCCTCCTACCTATGTCACACTTAGTCACGCTGTCTCCGACCCTCCtcgaaaagtacgtcacgctttgtcgcccccccccccacccattttgattttttgtacaatctaaattatattttcaaaaggtcctatctgtaTAGGAAACCCATTattcataggttgttttgaaaatttacttaagCAAAATCAACCCCCCCTCCTACCTATGTCACACTTAGTCACGCTGTCTCCGACCCTCCTtgaaaagtacgtcacgcttttttttttaaatatatttcaaggctgaattttcagtattcaagaaattgtctagcgtgacgtcacagtttCACAGACACCACTTCCCTCTTGTCACACTTTGTTACGTTTTGTGTCAAACCATCAGGGTTTGTGTGTACCcttaaaagttttctttttggcgaaaaaaacaatgttcgatacttagatattttgaaaactaatgattgcaaagtaACTGGGCaggtgcaaaatgcattttaaaacaacccTTAACATAAATTGAGCATACAAGTTTCTAacataagttttgaaaaataaagctTAAAACGAAGTTATAACTTTGAAATTCATGTTGCCTAAATCGCAATGTCCCTGTATTTGAGATGCTGACTTCGCTTGTCAAACccccaaagcaaaacaaaaatgtgaAAGCAGCGTTCAGTACTTTATGGTTAGCGCCTGATTGTTGTGTTCTATACTTTAGCCTTTGAATTGTTGTGCAATAGTTGTTtcagtttattaaaaatcatttacaaaTTATCATTATGGGCATAGTACAGTCACTTGTTTCACgacaatttaataaatttaatgttgaaaatcgcgctcaaaaaataatttcccaAGATAAGCCCAAGCCTGCACCAAAATTTGATTCCAACTTAAGAGACCTAGAAAGAGTTTTACAAGGTAacgtaaaaaacattttcttgagatattttgaaaaggaCATGCCAAATAGATCAAAAGCACTAAATCGGAAAGCAAAACTAACTTTAGCAGTTTTACAGTGGGCGTTGGTGATTTGGGATAACCTTtcatatctggagcaacatttaaaagcggcggtacgacattgctcttacagcctttcgtcccatttaaacgcaatgagcaatgagcaatgtagtaccgcccctttcaaatgttgctgcaGGTTTTACTTATAAtgaaaatctttaaattaacattaaaaaaattgttcctCAGAATATCCCGAATTGatcaacaagcaaaacaaaaaggaTGAATTGTTAGATGATTACTTGAAACATGTCTATGTAACTTCTACACGTTCGGTATGTAAATTATCCACGTTCGTTCGATTATACACAATTTCGAAACTATCTGACTGACTATTGCTGCGTTAAATCCCAGTTTACCAATATATTTTAGAGCAAGTAAGATAAGCAGTATTTGCTGTAGAGTTGAGCGACTCTTGTTCCGAAAGTGACTCTGGATTCTGACATCGTTTAGACtctgactccacagccctgtatTTACTGATCGTCGTTAATGATCatcagtttatttttattttttgtttttttatcaacaatggAAAAGCTAATCTGGGAATAATTATTCTTGTAGGGTTTCGCACTCCTTAGAAATACTCgtttgttaaaaattgtaactGGAATTTACAGCAGCAATTAGCAtctaactatttttattttttgtgaccTAAAATTAATTAAACCCTTTGTCGGCTGGTGTTAATAGCTGTTATTTACGTACTTCTTGAAAATTTCTAGGAACCCACCCGTCAAAGACAGTTGGAATACGCGTTACCTTTGGATCGCTCAGCTGTTGATGATTTCGAATTTGGGCATTTGGAACCACAAAAGGTGTCTAAAGGCCGTTGCACATTACGCCAAGCTATGGAGTTTATTTCCAATCACCAAACCGATCCATCGCAATGGAATGCCGCTGCGATATCTAAACGCTATGATTTGAAAGAGAATCTTGTGAATGACATTCTTAAGCACTTCAAACCATTTGAATTGCATTTACCTGAGAACAAACAAAAAGGCAAGGCATTTCCCAATACAAgtaatcaaaataaattgcTGAATTAAATCGTCTGTATTTCATCCATCAGAGTTTACAATTCAGGAAACATTTGGCGGACAATCATACAAATTTACGCTTCTATCTTCCGATACCGAAATAACTTTAGAGCtatctggactgtattttactCCCCATACTTGGTCCTGATGGTCATTAAAAGTGTGTAGGCACTGACGCTCGGCAACGTTCCATATTTTGACACTTTTGTCACTCGACGACGACGTAAAACTCCTGCCATCACCGGAGAATGATACGGATAAGACCCATGAAGAATGTCCCGATAACGTTCCAACTACATCGGAATTGGCAACATCATACAGCTTCATATGCCCATCATCCGAAGCGGTCAACAACATCTGAGAATCGGGTGAAAAGCATAGGCTTCGAACGGACATAGCGTGTCCTTCTAGGGTTTGAGCTACTTTACCAGCAGCCACATCAAATATGTTAATTATTCCATCAATAGCCCCACTTGCAATGTATTTTCCGTCCGGACTCTGAAGAGAAAGAGATTTAATTTGATTGGGGTTTTAGCTACAAATTTCGCGAATACATACATAAGCGATGCTCAGGGTAAACTTTCCGTTTTGAGGATCCAGCACCTGCTCGGCCTTTCCAGTTTCGACTCCATACAGCGAAATTTTTCCTTCATGTGATCCGGAAATGATGTACTTGTCACAAGGGAAAATGCAACTGTCCAGAGATCAACTGGACCAAGGGCAATCTGATTCAATAGCTGTCCAGTCTCCGCCATCCAGACACATAATCCTGAGTCGAGCGAACTGCTCGCAATAACTGTAACAAAATGTTTACTGTGTAACTTTTatagtaaaaaaatctttaaagctGAGTCTCACCTTCTCCATCGCTGCTCACATCTACAGATACAACACCCAGAGAGTGACCAGTGAACGTATTTCTCAACTTGAGCTTATTGTCAGACGTTACGTCCCAAACTTTAACGCGATCATCTAAGCCGCCAGTAACAATGAAATCGCGAAACGAAGCTGTAGAATCAACCGAATTGTCGTCGTCCCTTTCAGCTGACTCTAATTCGTTGTTCAC from Culex quinquefasciatus strain JHB chromosome 3, VPISU_Cqui_1.0_pri_paternal, whole genome shotgun sequence includes:
- the LOC6032784 gene encoding protein NDUFAF4 homolog: MGIVQSLVSRQFNKFNVENRAQKIISQDKPKPAPKFDSNLRDLERVLQEYPELINKQNKKDELLDDYLKHVYVTSTRSEPTRQRQLEYALPLDRSAVDDFEFGHLEPQKVSKGRCTLRQAMEFISNHQTDPSQWNAAAISKRYDLKENLVNDILKHFKPFELHLPENKQKGKAFPNTSNQNKLLN
- the LOC6032779 gene encoding LOW QUALITY PROTEIN: WD repeat-containing protein 61 (The sequence of the model RefSeq protein was modified relative to this genomic sequence to represent the inferred CDS: inserted 1 base in 1 codon), encoding MYSLLHKEESAHDESIWACSWGRIKVNNELESAERDDDNSVDSTASFRDFIVTGGLDDRVKVWDVTSDNKLKLRNTFTGHSLGVVSVDVSSDGEVIASSSLDSGLCVWMAETGQLLNQIALGPVDLWTVAFXPCDKYIISGSHEGKISLYGVETGKAEQVLDPQNGKFTLSIAYSPDGKYIASGAIDGIINIFDVAAGKVAQTLEGHAMSVRSLCFSPDSQMLLTASDDGHMKLYDVANSDVVGTLSGHSSWVLSVSFSGDGRSFTSSSSDKSVKIWNVAERQCLHTFNDHQDQVWGVKYSPDSSKVISVSEDRSVNLYDCPPNVS